The DNA window TTGATAATTCCTCCTGTCCCTTGTGCATCGTATTTTGCTCCCGGACTGGAAACTACCTCTATACTTTTAATCTGATTCGCAGGAATGGAGGCCAACGCATCGGCAAGGCTGTTTCCAAATATACTGGAAGGCTTTCCGTTAATCAAAAACCTGATGTTAGAATTTCCCTGAAGTTCCACATTTCCGTCAGCATCCACGGTCACCTGAGGAACTTTTCTTAATACATCAATCGCTGCTCCGTTCTGGGAAGTCACATCATTTGCGGCATTAAATACAATTTTGTCTACTTTATTTTCAATCACAGATTTTTTACCAACGATCGTCACTCCTTCCAGAACCGTTTCGCCGTTAATCAATTGAATATCTCCAAGGTTCACATTGCTATGGGCGGGATCAATCTGAATATCAGCTGTTGTTTTATTTTTGTATCCGGCATAAAAAATAGCCACTTTATAGCTTCCTGTTGTCATATGATCTATGGAAAACTCACCTTTTTCATTAGATGTTGTTCCGTTGACCTCTTTATTGTCCGGATTTAATACTCCAATACTGGCATAGCTGATGGGTTTCCCCGTCTTAGAATCCACAAGTCTTCCGCTTATTTTTCCCTGACCTTCAGCTTCTTGTGCATTGACCATCAGTACAGAAAATAACAGGGTCAGTAAAATCGATAATTGTTTCACAGTGATAGTTGAATTAATATCCCGCAAAAATGAAAATCAATTTGGTAGAAATTCTGAATTTATCATCAACCTGTTACTTTTTCCGGATAAAATATAAAATTGTGCCATTATCCCATAAAAACGGCCGCCGAGGTATTCTCAGCGGCCGCTCCTTGAAAATAGATATAAATGAGTGTATTAATCTCTGATCATCATTTTTTTTGCGTCAATCAGCTTTCCGTTGACCGTCATTTTGTATACATAAGTGCCGGACTGCAGCTCATTTCCTGAAAGTCTTACAGATCCGCTGCCTCTTTCATTCAAAGGCATTGACTTTACCAATTGCCCGGATATGCTGTATATTTCTATGCCAGCCGTACGACTATTTTCAGGAATATAATATCGGATATTGGTTTCATTCTTTGTGGGATTGGGTGTATTCTGAAATAATACCGGAGTATCTGAAGAAGCACCTGCAGTACTTCTGTTGATCAGCATTTGCTTCAATTCGTCTACGGTATTTTCAAGGCTTTGAATCCGATCTTTAAGTTCCTGTATTGTTTCATCGCTACTGGCTGTTCTACTTAAAGGAGTATTGGAAATCATGACATTTCCGTTGGTATCTACGACCAATCCGCGGCCACTTCCTGTTGGTAAGCCCTGTAATCTTACCGTTCCCACCGTATGGAAATTGGCAGTCGGAGTAGTTGTACGGATCCCTACACTTTGGTCTTTAATCAGCATGGTAGAGGTTGCAGACATTCCAAACATAATGGATTGGGGAATAGCGTTTGTTAATTTGGCGCCACCTCCTCCTGCTCCAATCACAAAAGATCGGTTTCCGGTAGCAATCAGATCAATTCCAAAACCTCCGGAATAAAAATCCCCAAGATCAATTCCTACTCCCAACGCAAATTGATTGGCGTTTCTGATGGTATTTTTCCAACCCAGCGCTACGGATTTACCTGCTCCGTTTAATACCGTATTGGCTTGTCCGGCAACAATATTGGCTCCTCCTGCATTGCTTAAGTCATTTTCCCAGCCGCTTACCAAAGAACTATTGGCCTGAGCACCCAAAATATTGGATATTCCGTTTACAATACTGCCCTTGGTTTTTGCAAAATTTGTATTGTTTGTGGTTTCAACGATAAAAGAACCGGTTTCATTGAGAATGGCCTGTCCGGGATTGGAAGTCGCCCCGCCTACCCTCAGATATAAAGGACGTGGATCTACAGTTCCGACATAGTTTGTATTGGTAATTCCGGCATTTCCATTGATATCCCAAAGTTGAGCCTGTAAAGCTCCGGTTAAAAGCAGCATACCGGTGAAGCCCGCTTTCACGAAAAGTAGTTGAATTTTCATAATATCTTGTTTTTATGGTTGTTATGACGCTTTAGTTTTTCACTAAAGTAGGAAATATTTCATATAAAATAAAATATCATTAATCATTTAAAACTATTTTTCAATTATTAATTCTATAAACCCAATAGTAAAGCGAAAAATATAAATTATTATAAATTTCTATTGAATATATTCACTGGATTAATAAATATAAAAATCCTTATTATTCATCAACGTTCTTCCCGATTTTACTCTAAAGCACTGATCAACTACCCATTATATTCCAATATACATATCCAAGTATCAAGATTATCAGCTAAGATACAAACTGCCTTTACGGGTTTCCGTAATTTTTTCATGAGGCTTGTTCGTAGTTTCGAACATTATAAACCATGGTGTTTTTGAAAAGATTTCACTTAAAAAATAACTGAACCATTATGAATAAAAAATTAACTCCTGCAGATCTCTTTCTTGGAATTCTTGCACTACTCCTCATCAGCGTAAGCTTTTACCAGACCTGGCTTGGCCTTCAACAGATTTTTGGACCGGCATCGTTTGTCATTGCGCTTGTTTTATCTCTCTTATTGCTGTTCCTCTGCTGGATGCTGAGGAATGCCAAGCTTGAAGGAAAACCAACCGGAAGCCTGGTCGGAATTTACATCTTTATTGCCTCCTTCTGTTTCATTGCCAATTTTAATGCATTGTATACCAGATTCATGAAAACAGATATCTATACCGATGAACTGAGAGACATTAATAAAAATTTCACTACCCTGGAGAATGATGTAGAATCCAAGCTGAGCTATAAGTACAATAAGCTCACTACCCAGAATATAGAAATTAAAAAGAAACAATTGATGGAGCAGATCAAAGATCCGGGTAATAAGGGAATCGGAACCCGTGCTCAGTCGCTGATCAGAGACATTGAAAAGTTAACGGGTCAGAAAGTTGACCTGCTGACGCCCGTAGGTAGTGATTACGAAGATCTTTCAGAAAGAATGGGACATCAGATCGATAACATGATTTCTGACCTGTCGCCTGATGAAAGAGCCTTAAAAACAGACCTCAATAACTCTGCTTTAAAATGGAACAAAAACATCCAGGATCTGCTTCTGCTTTCCAAAAAAGAAAAAGATGAAATGTCACAAGGCCTGATCGATGAATCACTGGCTGATTATAATAAGCTGGGAAGCCGGGCACAAACGGTTTTAGGAAATGAAAAAATTCACTTTGAACCTGCGGTATCTCAAACTCAGCAGGTTGGAAAAATAGGTTTTGCTTTCGAACATGCCATTAAAAACTTCGGAATGTACCAATTTGTTGTACTGGCAGGCTGCATCTTACTTGATTTTGTGATTGTCATTATCATTTTACTCGTAACGAGCCCCGGAGGATACAACAGAAATAACGGTGGAAGCGTATTCAGCAACAAGAGAAGCGGTAAAACCATAATCCCTAACAATTAACCTATGGAAACTCAGGACCATTTAAAACCATTGTCTTTTGAGCTTGACAATGATGATGCTTTAAAGCCTCTTTCTTTTGAATTTAAAAATGATGCTCCGGAAGATTTTGTTCCGATTGCAAAGACCATTTCGAATGATCTCAAAAACAAGGAAAGCAACTTTGTCTTTTTCTTCGGTACAGCAGAATCAGGAAAATCAGTGATTCTTTCTTCCATGCTGTATTATCTCAGATCGTATGCCGGAGTATTGAGACCCAAACTAGGAACCCCCAATTCAAAAGAAGCCAACGTACTTTTGTCTGATTTTT is part of the Chryseobacterium lactis genome and encodes:
- a CDS encoding T9SS type A sorting domain-containing protein; amino-acid sequence: MKIQLLFVKAGFTGMLLLTGALQAQLWDINGNAGITNTNYVGTVDPRPLYLRVGGATSNPGQAILNETGSFIVETTNNTNFAKTKGSIVNGISNILGAQANSSLVSGWENDLSNAGGANIVAGQANTVLNGAGKSVALGWKNTIRNANQFALGVGIDLGDFYSGGFGIDLIATGNRSFVIGAGGGGAKLTNAIPQSIMFGMSATSTMLIKDQSVGIRTTTPTANFHTVGTVRLQGLPTGSGRGLVVDTNGNVMISNTPLSRTASSDETIQELKDRIQSLENTVDELKQMLINRSTAGASSDTPVLFQNTPNPTKNETNIRYYIPENSRTAGIEIYSISGQLVKSMPLNERGSGSVRLSGNELQSGTYVYKMTVNGKLIDAKKMMIRD